A single genomic interval of Brevibacillus brevis harbors:
- a CDS encoding EndoU domain-containing protein yields the protein MWDNFVKGISKLGDVPAAMQKAASELPGALEKAANDLPKGLQKAAEDLPKGVNVFVREGYIEPMQEDLNTLRDDKINLADGLAVGGLALQALTFGRSKNIGNLLDAAKKKKKGTGNGNGNGWQMPKVRQPYEFLDNTAEHIFKGEVKNAKASGWHYADEVLPPGNEIIEIVREADKYGTKIGRVKINGVEKTEYSSFFSNKYTPDEVIDKIMEAHMNKSRQLDSLGRPTNRYRGQADNGMTIEMYLAGDGTNIKDIITAYPLHESLLP from the coding sequence ATGTGGGACAACTTCGTCAAAGGAATATCAAAGCTGGGAGATGTTCCTGCTGCAATGCAAAAAGCGGCAAGTGAGCTGCCAGGAGCTTTGGAGAAAGCCGCAAATGATTTGCCGAAAGGTTTGCAAAAGGCGGCAGAGGATTTACCTAAGGGTGTTAACGTGTTTGTGAGGGAAGGTTATATTGAGCCGATGCAGGAGGACTTGAATACGTTGCGGGATGATAAAATCAATCTCGCGGACGGACTTGCGGTTGGTGGGCTTGCTTTGCAAGCACTAACTTTTGGGAGAAGTAAAAACATCGGGAATTTACTCGATGCGGCTAAGAAAAAGAAGAAGGGGACTGGAAATGGTAATGGTAATGGATGGCAAATGCCAAAAGTTAGGCAGCCATATGAATTTTTAGATAATACTGCTGAACATATATTTAAGGGAGAAGTCAAAAACGCTAAAGCATCGGGATGGCACTATGCCGACGAAGTTCTCCCGCCAGGAAACGAGATTATTGAAATTGTTCGAGAGGCAGATAAATATGGAACAAAAATAGGAAGAGTTAAAATTAATGGAGTAGAAAAAACGGAGTATTCATCTTTTTTTAGCAATAAATATACGCCAGATGAAGTAATAGACAAGATTATGGAGGCTCATATGAATAAGAGTAGGCAATTAGATTCCCTAGGTAGACCGACTAATAGATATAGAGGACAAGCAGATAACGGAATGACCATTGAAATGTATTTGGCTGGTGATGGAACGAATATAAAAGATATAATTACTGCGTACCCATTGCATGAATCTTTATTGCCTTAA
- a CDS encoding YqgQ family protein, giving the protein MKINPNEFDLKAFLHRFGLVIYTGDPEGDLLLIEDEIRELYELNVIDKEEFIEAMSALRSKRKAEGRE; this is encoded by the coding sequence TTGAAAATAAACCCGAATGAATTCGATTTGAAGGCGTTTCTGCACCGTTTCGGATTGGTTATTTATACAGGCGATCCTGAAGGGGATTTGCTGTTGATAGAAGATGAAATTCGGGAGCTATATGAGCTGAATGTCATTGACAAGGAAGAGTTCATTGAAGCCATGTCAGCGTTGCGCAGCAAGCGTAAGGCTGAGGGAAGAGAATAG
- a CDS encoding DeoR/GlpR family DNA-binding transcription regulator: MLQEERQQLILQMLQENQSVRIAELCSRLTVTRETIRRDLYEMEQQGLLKKVHGGAILNKTNVEPPYAKRSGLNLAEKEAIAVAAASLVEDGDAIYIDLGTTTQLFAKHLYHKKGITVITNALLVALELSHHPDAKVIMSGGELRAGDLAMSGPIARKSLEGLFVDKAFIGVGGLAAETGFTDYHVGEADIRQLMLTNAKETYVLIDHSKINVTAFMRVAELSDIDVVITDEELPQSLAGRLAQEGLQVIVAKTSV, encoded by the coding sequence ATGCTACAAGAAGAAAGACAGCAGCTGATCCTGCAAATGCTACAAGAAAATCAATCCGTTCGTATTGCAGAGCTATGCAGCCGATTAACGGTGACACGCGAAACAATCAGGCGGGATTTGTATGAAATGGAGCAGCAGGGACTACTCAAGAAGGTGCATGGTGGCGCTATTCTGAATAAAACCAACGTGGAGCCTCCTTATGCCAAGCGGAGTGGATTAAACTTGGCGGAGAAAGAGGCGATTGCGGTCGCCGCCGCCTCCTTGGTGGAGGACGGTGACGCAATCTATATTGATTTGGGCACGACGACACAATTGTTCGCCAAACACCTTTATCATAAAAAGGGGATTACGGTGATAACCAATGCGCTACTGGTGGCATTGGAACTATCTCATCACCCGGATGCAAAGGTGATCATGAGTGGAGGTGAATTGCGCGCAGGGGATCTGGCCATGTCCGGTCCGATCGCCAGGAAAAGCCTCGAGGGCTTGTTTGTGGACAAAGCGTTTATTGGTGTGGGGGGATTGGCAGCAGAAACTGGTTTTACGGATTACCACGTGGGCGAGGCAGACATCAGGCAGTTGATGCTTACAAACGCCAAAGAAACATATGTACTGATTGATCATTCCAAAATAAATGTAACCGCTTTTATGAGGGTGGCAGAGTTATCCGACATCGACGTAGTCATTACAGATGAGGAACTACCCCAATCTCTTGCTGGGCGACTCGCTCAGGAAGGATTGCAAGTCATCGTTGCTAAGACATCCGTGTAA
- a CDS encoding NAD(P)/FAD-dependent oxidoreductase has product MRYDLVIIGAGISGLTAALSAWEGGVSSVLMIDYQKRRGGFTLPYWSSDEFAPERELLEKAASLPYEIHEQSTVVGFFPGGNGQLHQLYVQSPMGTYSIEAKKVLIASGSLEKPREAHKIPGTRPAGVMTPMMAMQLIERGYQPGRKIVLIENGRISRSTATLLEKETSNLVKYAELDWELTSIKGLSRVEGVQLRNRMTDEINEVACDTLIFAKGRVPCTFFLKGTPIERDHQDAIIVDATGKTNLPDIYAAGSCTCLGDDDHTNSMEWAKETAKHLL; this is encoded by the coding sequence ATGAGGTATGATTTGGTGATCATTGGAGCAGGAATCTCGGGATTGACGGCAGCCCTTTCAGCGTGGGAAGGAGGAGTTAGCTCTGTTCTGATGATCGATTACCAGAAGAGAAGAGGTGGCTTCACCTTACCGTATTGGAGCTCAGACGAGTTTGCTCCAGAACGGGAGCTTCTGGAAAAAGCCGCGTCGCTTCCCTACGAGATTCACGAACAATCAACAGTCGTCGGTTTTTTCCCAGGCGGAAACGGTCAATTGCATCAGTTGTACGTCCAATCGCCGATGGGCACCTATTCTATTGAGGCAAAAAAGGTACTGATCGCCTCAGGCTCACTGGAAAAACCGCGTGAAGCGCATAAAATCCCGGGGACACGTCCGGCAGGAGTCATGACTCCGATGATGGCGATGCAGCTAATAGAGCGAGGATATCAGCCGGGCCGCAAGATTGTGTTGATCGAGAATGGCAGAATCTCTCGCAGTACAGCGACCCTTCTGGAAAAAGAGACGAGCAATCTGGTCAAATATGCTGAGTTAGATTGGGAGCTTACCTCTATCAAGGGATTGTCTCGGGTAGAAGGAGTACAACTGCGGAATCGGATGACGGATGAGATAAACGAAGTGGCGTGCGATACGCTCATTTTTGCAAAGGGTCGGGTGCCTTGTACGTTTTTCTTGAAAGGAACACCGATCGAGCGAGATCATCAAGATGCGATTATTGTAGATGCCACAGGGAAAACGAATCTGCCAGATATTTATGCAGCAGGGAGTTGTACCTGCCTTGGTGACGATGATCACACGAATTCGATGGAATGGGCAAAAGAAACAGCCAAGCATCTCTTGTAA
- a CDS encoding CoxG family protein: MKLSDSFTIQASKADVWSVFMDVEKLSGCVPGCNEVKMSSPTSYEANMEVKIQFMTIQFRVTGELKEAVDGEALQVEMTGQPVALAGVFRNQLHLQLKEEQPGTTRVQYEMDLQMTGRLASLGDILMKGTVKKKAEEFATNVQTLFQSSQEIYN, from the coding sequence ATGAAGCTATCCGACTCGTTTACGATTCAGGCAAGTAAAGCAGATGTATGGTCCGTCTTTATGGATGTTGAAAAGCTGTCAGGTTGCGTACCAGGCTGCAATGAAGTAAAAATGAGCAGTCCCACCAGTTATGAAGCGAACATGGAAGTGAAGATACAGTTTATGACGATTCAATTCCGAGTGACGGGGGAATTAAAAGAAGCGGTAGACGGAGAAGCGCTGCAAGTGGAGATGACCGGACAACCGGTAGCGTTGGCTGGCGTGTTCCGCAATCAATTGCACCTTCAGCTAAAAGAGGAGCAGCCGGGAACCACGCGAGTGCAGTACGAGATGGATTTGCAAATGACAGGGCGACTGGCATCGTTAGGAGATATACTAATGAAGGGGACTGTGAAGAAAAAGGCAGAAGAATTTGCGACGAACGTCCAGACCCTGTTCCAGTCTAGTCAAGAGATATACAATTAA
- a CDS encoding FGGY family carbohydrate kinase gives MEKYLLSIDQGTTGTRVLLVNHHGRVAAESYQKHAQYYPQSGWVEHNPEEIWEKVLMGVADVLLKGRTEPEQVEAVGLANQGETVLFWDSVSGESLYPAVVWSCRRSDQIAERWKEDGEWAQKVAEKTGLLIDPYFSATKIRWMMEEVPLVQEKIRQRQAYCSTLDSWLIWQMTGGASYVTDASTAARTLLFAHRQGKWDEEILRYLGIEEDWLPQVRPTVGSFGRTNPDKFCGIQAPILVSQVDQPAALYGHLCIEPGMSKCTYGTGCFAYMNVGNEPPATKESGLLTTLVWKRGGQHTYALDGAVYAAGSALEWGKEQLGLYQDIDELQRWSEQWYEELQKGEAPTNLLFIPALNGIGTPYWNSEARGVFLGLSQHTDRPLLAKAMLEGIAHRVADVFVTMEQAVGQKISVLRVDGGLTDNPYLMQFQADLLGVPVEVPQINETTAMGIAFLLGEECGWWSVKELEARMKVGRRYEPTLDESVRNRLRGRWNKAVHLLLQVSEG, from the coding sequence ATGGAGAAGTATTTGCTGTCGATTGATCAGGGGACAACTGGGACCAGGGTGCTGCTGGTAAATCACCATGGACGGGTTGCTGCTGAAAGCTATCAGAAGCACGCACAATATTATCCACAGTCCGGATGGGTGGAGCATAACCCGGAGGAGATCTGGGAAAAGGTCTTGATGGGAGTGGCCGACGTGCTGCTCAAGGGACGTACCGAACCTGAGCAGGTGGAAGCGGTAGGCCTGGCCAATCAGGGGGAAACGGTCCTCTTTTGGGATTCGGTAAGCGGAGAGTCGCTTTATCCGGCTGTTGTCTGGTCCTGCCGTCGCTCCGATCAAATCGCAGAGCGTTGGAAGGAGGATGGCGAATGGGCACAGAAGGTGGCCGAGAAGACCGGACTTTTGATTGACCCATATTTTTCTGCGACGAAAATCAGGTGGATGATGGAGGAAGTGCCTCTGGTGCAAGAAAAGATCCGACAGCGGCAGGCTTATTGCAGCACGCTTGACTCTTGGCTGATCTGGCAGATGACAGGAGGCGCCTCGTATGTAACCGATGCTTCCACTGCTGCTCGAACGCTGTTGTTTGCTCATCGGCAGGGGAAATGGGATGAGGAAATATTGCGGTATTTGGGAATAGAGGAAGACTGGCTACCGCAGGTTCGTCCAACAGTTGGTTCTTTTGGTAGGACGAATCCGGATAAATTTTGCGGCATCCAAGCACCGATTCTCGTCAGCCAGGTGGATCAACCAGCGGCCCTTTACGGTCATCTCTGCATTGAGCCGGGTATGTCCAAATGTACGTATGGCACGGGCTGCTTCGCTTACATGAACGTCGGAAACGAGCCGCCTGCTACGAAAGAGAGCGGACTTTTGACGACGCTCGTCTGGAAACGCGGGGGGCAACATACTTATGCGCTTGATGGCGCGGTTTATGCGGCGGGGTCAGCTCTCGAATGGGGAAAAGAGCAGCTTGGGCTGTATCAGGATATAGACGAGCTGCAACGATGGTCGGAGCAGTGGTATGAAGAACTGCAAAAGGGAGAAGCCCCAACCAACCTTTTATTTATCCCGGCATTGAATGGGATCGGCACACCGTACTGGAACTCGGAGGCGAGAGGGGTGTTTCTCGGACTCTCCCAGCATACTGACCGACCGCTACTGGCAAAAGCGATGCTGGAAGGGATCGCTCACCGTGTAGCGGATGTGTTTGTCACAATGGAACAGGCAGTCGGACAAAAGATTTCCGTTTTGCGGGTAGATGGCGGCTTGACGGATAATCCGTATTTGATGCAGTTTCAGGCAGACCTGCTGGGTGTTCCGGTAGAGGTGCCGCAGATCAATGAAACAACAGCGATGGGGATTGCGTTTCTACTCGGGGAAGAGTGCGGCTGGTGGTCGGTGAAAGAATTGGAAGCGCGAATGAAGGTAGGGCGTCGCTATGAACCGACACTTGATGAATCGGTGAGGAATAGACTGCGTGGGCGTTGGAACAAGGCGGTTCACCTTCTGTTACAGGTAAGCGAAGGATAA
- a CDS encoding NAD(P)/FAD-dependent oxidoreductase — MQNHKYDVVVIGGGVVGTAILRALSFYQLRLLLIEKQPDVCEGTSKANSGIVHTGFDAKPGTVEAECLRRSRSLWPMLVENLRIPFLPCGAVMVATNDEEKQIIETTYVPHAKANDVDVHWMSAEEILEMNPAVTTNVTGGLAVPGEAICDPFWATRAFGEIAVLNGAEVVLGQGVSRIETVPDGEDLLLTLENGETVTTRYAVNAAGLWSDEIARMVGDESFSISPRKGQFILTEEAVSISSIILPVPTKTSKGVLVSPVVFGGFLLGPTAEDQADKWDRSTSQAGMETVLAGCEKLVPDSRKFSTIRQFAGVRAVCSEGDFVIRPSTVQPRMIHAAGIRSTGLSASPGIAELVAETLQKAGLELLVNEQSQHALPDLFSEEQETGEIICLCRSITRSEIVHSLKRVLTPQTIDGVKRRTGATLGECQGNCCIPKIIDVMAETYPEHTGKQPLKGVRNSYLAVVQGEKQA, encoded by the coding sequence ATGCAAAACCATAAGTATGACGTTGTGGTGATTGGTGGTGGAGTAGTCGGTACAGCCATATTACGCGCCCTTTCGTTTTATCAACTGAGACTGCTTTTAATCGAGAAGCAGCCTGATGTTTGTGAAGGGACGAGCAAGGCGAACAGTGGGATTGTTCATACCGGGTTTGATGCAAAGCCAGGCACGGTTGAGGCAGAGTGCCTTCGCCGCTCCCGCAGCTTATGGCCGATGTTGGTTGAGAATCTGAGAATCCCCTTCCTTCCATGTGGCGCCGTCATGGTGGCGACAAACGACGAAGAAAAGCAGATCATCGAAACCACCTATGTTCCCCATGCAAAGGCGAATGACGTAGATGTTCACTGGATGTCTGCTGAGGAGATTCTGGAAATGAATCCCGCTGTGACAACCAACGTAACAGGCGGATTGGCAGTACCGGGTGAAGCGATCTGCGATCCATTCTGGGCCACCAGAGCCTTCGGAGAGATAGCAGTGCTAAACGGTGCGGAGGTTGTGCTAGGGCAAGGCGTCTCCCGCATCGAGACTGTACCGGATGGAGAGGACTTGCTCCTTACGCTGGAAAATGGTGAAACGGTTACGACCCGTTATGCGGTGAATGCGGCCGGATTATGGTCCGATGAAATTGCCCGGATGGTGGGAGATGAGAGCTTCTCGATTTCACCACGTAAAGGCCAGTTTATCCTGACTGAAGAGGCGGTATCCATCTCCTCAATCATCTTGCCTGTTCCTACGAAAACCTCCAAGGGCGTGTTGGTTTCGCCAGTCGTGTTCGGCGGTTTTCTGCTTGGGCCAACGGCAGAGGATCAAGCAGACAAATGGGATCGTTCCACCTCACAGGCAGGCATGGAAACGGTACTGGCAGGCTGTGAGAAACTGGTTCCCGACTCTCGAAAGTTTTCTACGATTCGTCAGTTTGCCGGGGTCAGGGCAGTTTGCAGCGAGGGAGATTTTGTCATCCGTCCATCCACTGTACAGCCACGCATGATTCATGCCGCCGGGATACGTTCCACCGGACTCTCTGCTTCTCCTGGCATCGCAGAGCTGGTAGCGGAAACTCTTCAGAAAGCCGGGCTTGAGCTGCTAGTAAACGAACAGTCACAGCATGCCCTGCCGGATCTTTTTTCGGAGGAGCAGGAAACAGGAGAAATCATTTGTCTGTGCCGCTCCATTACCCGGAGTGAGATCGTCCATTCCTTGAAGCGTGTCCTCACCCCGCAGACCATTGATGGAGTAAAGCGGCGGACGGGCGCCACCTTAGGAGAATGCCAAGGAAACTGCTGTATTCCCAAAATCATCGATGTTATGGCCGAGACCTATCCTGAACACACCGGGAAGCAGCCTTTAAAAGGAGTAAGAAACTCTTATCTAGCTGTAGTACAAGGAGAGAAGCAGGCATGA
- a CDS encoding methyl-accepting chemotaxis protein: MRSIKNVLVTILAAITIGIFILQLVFGFLQFEQIISNEVEAKLQMQVAKEAAYLNGMLDKTGKLSETLTYSVSHGSKETIKQMEGTLVDVVASEPLIVGGGFWMEPYSFDSSQKLYGRYAIRNNDKVELDPAYSDGSYDYLAQDWYKAGMVDKPYVWTEPYADPISKVPMVTAIAPIKVGGKISGTTTLDIGLTELNKSIENLKVGETGYGFIVSKSGIYISHRDAQKNLQVKITDESETGLRDIANQITEATATGMTQATIAGQTQYVTFAPIGETGMTLATVMPAAEINGPITQYFYISLIIFGVSISIFLVLLYWFVNRQVARPLLQLKAGIVNLVEKKDLTQTISIRRKDEIGDVATAVNAFITDLHGMMQNINGYTGQVGTVSETSATKAHEARIAFGQVASSFQEVATGTENQQHSAEESARAMEEMAIGIQRIAEASSTMAESSKHMANEAVAGNQSVEKVSGQMDSINRSVSHSADVVRSLDSRSAEISQIVEVIASIASQTNLLALNAAIEAARAGEQGRGFAVVADEVRKLAEQSNDSANQIANLITEIQRETTSAVQAMDEGTREVEAGIQIAHETGEAFRRIMDSTQDVADQVQEISSVAEQMSAATEQVTASILQLSSIAKESAESASSVAASTEEQRISMNQLSTSAEQLNQMAKELQQMINRFTL; this comes from the coding sequence ATGAGGAGCATAAAAAATGTGTTGGTAACCATTTTGGCTGCCATCACCATCGGTATTTTTATTCTTCAGCTAGTGTTTGGTTTTCTCCAGTTTGAGCAAATTATTTCGAACGAAGTAGAAGCAAAGCTACAAATGCAGGTAGCCAAAGAGGCGGCTTATCTGAATGGGATGCTGGACAAGACAGGCAAGCTCTCGGAAACACTCACTTATTCTGTCTCGCATGGCTCCAAGGAAACAATCAAGCAAATGGAAGGGACGCTGGTCGATGTCGTAGCATCTGAACCTTTGATTGTGGGCGGTGGATTTTGGATGGAGCCATACAGCTTCGACAGCTCGCAAAAGCTGTATGGCAGGTATGCTATCCGCAATAACGACAAGGTAGAGCTCGATCCGGCTTACAGCGACGGCAGCTATGATTATCTCGCACAGGATTGGTACAAGGCGGGGATGGTGGACAAACCATATGTGTGGACAGAACCGTATGCCGACCCCATTTCCAAAGTTCCTATGGTTACAGCAATTGCGCCCATTAAAGTGGGAGGAAAGATCAGTGGTACGACGACATTGGATATCGGGCTTACGGAGCTTAACAAAAGCATCGAAAATCTGAAGGTTGGCGAAACAGGTTATGGTTTTATCGTTTCCAAGTCGGGTATTTACATTTCTCATCGCGATGCACAAAAGAACTTGCAGGTGAAAATAACGGACGAGTCTGAAACGGGATTGCGGGATATTGCCAATCAAATAACAGAAGCAACCGCTACGGGTATGACGCAAGCAACCATAGCTGGACAAACGCAATACGTCACCTTCGCTCCAATCGGGGAAACAGGTATGACGCTAGCTACTGTCATGCCAGCAGCAGAGATTAACGGACCGATTACCCAATATTTTTACATCAGCCTGATTATTTTTGGTGTCTCCATCAGTATTTTCCTCGTGCTCTTGTATTGGTTTGTCAATCGACAGGTAGCACGTCCACTGTTGCAACTGAAAGCAGGCATCGTGAACTTGGTGGAGAAAAAGGATTTAACCCAGACGATCTCAATCCGGCGCAAGGATGAGATTGGCGACGTAGCGACAGCGGTTAATGCATTCATTACAGATCTGCACGGAATGATGCAAAATATTAACGGCTATACCGGTCAAGTAGGAACAGTCTCGGAAACCTCCGCAACGAAGGCCCACGAAGCACGAATTGCCTTTGGTCAGGTTGCCTCATCGTTCCAAGAGGTAGCAACCGGCACGGAGAATCAACAGCATAGTGCCGAAGAAAGTGCGCGGGCCATGGAAGAGATGGCGATCGGTATTCAACGTATTGCAGAAGCTTCCTCCACGATGGCCGAGTCATCGAAACATATGGCAAACGAAGCGGTGGCGGGCAACCAATCCGTAGAAAAGGTGTCAGGACAGATGGATTCGATCAACCGATCTGTAAGCCATTCTGCCGATGTCGTTCGTTCGCTGGATAGCCGCTCAGCAGAAATCTCACAGATCGTGGAAGTAATCGCAAGCATCGCTTCCCAGACGAATCTTTTGGCACTCAATGCGGCGATTGAAGCTGCACGTGCAGGTGAACAGGGAAGAGGTTTCGCAGTGGTAGCGGATGAAGTGCGCAAGCTGGCAGAGCAGTCCAACGACTCGGCCAACCAAATTGCCAACCTGATTACCGAAATCCAACGGGAAACGACTTCAGCGGTACAAGCCATGGATGAGGGAACGCGAGAGGTCGAAGCTGGAATCCAGATCGCCCATGAGACAGGGGAAGCATTCCGCCGGATCATGGATTCTACCCAGGATGTAGCCGATCAGGTTCAGGAGATTTCCTCCGTTGCGGAGCAAATGTCAGCGGCAACGGAACAGGTGACGGCATCTATTTTGCAGTTGTCCTCAATTGCAAAGGAATCTGCCGAAAGTGCATCGAGTGTGGCTGCTTCAACGGAAGAGCAACGCATCTCGATGAACCAGCTCTCTACATCCGCAGAGCAGCTAAACCAGATGGCAAAGGAATTACAGCAAATGATCAATCGTTTCACTCTCTAA
- a CDS encoding DedA family protein yields the protein MELTGYYELFWEMVTGMLGKFIPDEITVMTVGAQVANTGADFFTAYAVIYPVFFIVSCTGYLLGAKAFGWMTRNLGLRADLLYALRGSMGWLLAFGIFLPIIRHIVPILAGASRMPFRQFLLFFLPSSIVWTLHYLVAGYWFFDQLEIMVAGVYQYSKITLTIVCFAVFSFLMIRQLQRLAEMKEARTNKQPPVS from the coding sequence GTGGAGCTTACAGGGTATTACGAGCTATTCTGGGAGATGGTTACAGGCATGCTGGGAAAATTTATTCCTGATGAGATTACGGTCATGACCGTGGGGGCGCAGGTTGCTAATACAGGAGCGGACTTTTTTACAGCATATGCCGTCATATACCCCGTTTTTTTCATCGTTTCTTGCACGGGGTACTTACTGGGAGCGAAGGCATTTGGCTGGATGACCCGGAATCTGGGCTTGCGTGCTGATTTGCTGTATGCATTACGCGGGTCAATGGGCTGGCTGCTTGCTTTTGGTATCTTTCTTCCGATTATTCGTCATATCGTGCCGATCCTCGCCGGTGCCAGCCGAATGCCGTTTCGGCAGTTCCTCCTATTCTTTTTGCCGAGCAGTATCGTTTGGACCTTGCATTACTTAGTGGCAGGCTATTGGTTCTTCGATCAACTGGAAATAATGGTTGCGGGCGTTTATCAATATAGCAAAATTACGTTGACGATTGTTTGTTTCGCAGTGTTTTCGTTCCTCATGATTCGCCAATTGCAGCGTCTTGCTGAAATGAAAGAAGCGAGAACGAATAAGCAACCACCTGTTTCGTAA
- a CDS encoding amino acid permease: MVKQSVQANDSQDMQTYHYKQELRRTLKLFSSFAVAFSFISITTGIFSNYGFVLSTAGPAGIWTWPIVTIGHLLVAIIFAELAGRIPLSGYSYQWVTRLANPGLGWFAGWIAFCFLVIVVPTVDYALAPIIAEMFGWDTGSKTLVWIVIGTLVVQALLNIYGVKLATRINDIAVYTEVIGMVGIVVVLGAVVMYNGANWSMLTDIGTAATQSDGSYLGAFIMAALMGSFTLVGFEAAANLSEETINAKKTVPRAMILSVLLSGVIGFLLLIVISVAITDLPTVLGAANPIPYILQTSLGSAVSSFFLVLCLISIFACGLIIMASASRLIYALSRDNVFFASSIFKKVSPQTSVPTNAVLLVLVLGILAVLFADSLTLLVGATSVLPALLYLTTIAAYAWKRKELPKSKYFDLGKWRTPLTFLAIAWLIFEIGILTIPENFHSVAIVAATLLAIGVILYHLLFRKGIMEGRIGIKDRTFGFDEEKEDHSA, from the coding sequence ATGGTGAAACAATCGGTACAAGCAAATGATTCGCAAGATATGCAAACGTATCATTATAAGCAAGAATTGAGACGGACATTAAAACTGTTCAGTTCGTTTGCCGTCGCGTTTTCTTTTATTTCCATTACCACAGGCATTTTTAGCAATTATGGATTTGTGCTTAGTACAGCTGGGCCGGCTGGTATCTGGACCTGGCCGATTGTAACCATTGGGCATTTGTTAGTAGCCATTATTTTTGCAGAGCTGGCTGGACGAATTCCATTGAGCGGCTATTCCTATCAATGGGTGACACGTCTTGCCAACCCGGGGCTGGGTTGGTTTGCTGGCTGGATTGCCTTTTGCTTTCTCGTTATCGTAGTTCCAACTGTCGACTATGCGCTGGCTCCCATTATTGCCGAGATGTTTGGCTGGGATACAGGCTCCAAGACACTGGTCTGGATCGTGATTGGTACGCTAGTCGTACAAGCTTTATTAAACATTTATGGAGTGAAGCTGGCTACTCGCATTAATGATATCGCCGTGTACACGGAAGTGATCGGTATGGTTGGGATCGTTGTGGTGCTGGGAGCAGTTGTGATGTACAACGGGGCAAATTGGAGCATGCTGACCGATATCGGTACGGCTGCGACTCAATCGGACGGTTCGTACCTAGGCGCTTTTATCATGGCTGCCCTGATGGGTTCCTTTACATTGGTAGGCTTCGAGGCTGCTGCGAATCTCTCCGAGGAGACGATCAATGCGAAGAAAACGGTGCCTCGTGCCATGATTTTATCCGTATTACTGAGTGGTGTGATTGGTTTCTTACTGTTGATCGTGATTTCTGTTGCCATTACGGATCTGCCGACTGTGCTCGGTGCAGCGAATCCAATTCCGTACATATTGCAAACAAGTCTTGGCTCCGCTGTATCCAGCTTCTTTCTGGTGCTTTGCCTCATTTCCATCTTCGCGTGCGGCTTGATCATCATGGCTTCCGCTTCCCGACTCATCTATGCGTTGTCACGTGACAATGTATTCTTCGCTTCCTCCATCTTCAAGAAGGTATCACCTCAGACTTCGGTACCAACAAACGCCGTTTTACTCGTTTTAGTGCTAGGTATTCTCGCTGTATTATTCGCCGATTCCCTGACCCTTCTGGTAGGAGCCACCTCGGTACTGCCAGCCCTTCTCTATCTGACAACGATTGCTGCTTATGCATGGAAACGCAAGGAACTGCCCAAATCGAAGTACTTTGACCTGGGCAAGTGGCGCACACCGCTCACTTTCCTTGCGATCGCATGGCTGATCTTTGAAATTGGCATCCTGACCATTCCGGAAAATTTCCATAGCGTAGCGATCGTGGCAGCTACCTTGCTGGCTATAGGTGTCATTTTGTATCATCTGCTGTTCCGCAAAGGGATTATGGAGGGCCGTATCGGTATAAAAGACAGAACATTCGGATTTGATGAAGAGAAAGAAGATCATTCCGCCTAG